From one Thamnophis elegans isolate rThaEle1 chromosome 9, rThaEle1.pri, whole genome shotgun sequence genomic stretch:
- the LOC116513118 gene encoding alcohol dehydrogenase 1-like, with amino-acid sequence MATAGKVIKCKAAIIWEPGKAFSIEEIEVAPPKSHEIRVKMVATGICRTDDHVWKGFFPNIDYPVIGGHEGAGIVESIGPEVTCVKPGDKVIPLCVPQCGQCDCCLSPKANCCLKSHIYKAFQSVMPDGTSRFTCQGKQIHHFLWISTFSEYTVMPEASIVRIDDDAPLDKVCLFGCGFSTGYGAAINCAKVEPGSSCAVFGLGGVGLSVIIGCKAAGASRIFGIDINKDKFMKAKELGATECFCPRDFEKPIHEVLVQKTGLGVDYTFEVIGRTDIEVSALASSHLGHGMCVLVGAPPAKSQLSFDPALLLTGRKLVGCLIGGWKLKDALPQLVLDYMKHKFNTDALISHVLPFEKISEGFELLLSGKSIRSVLLF; translated from the exons GTGATTAAATGTAAAGCTGCAATCATCTGGGAACCAGGCAAGGCATTTTCGATTGAAGAGATAGAAGTAGCACCACCAAAGAGTCATGAAATTCGAGTGAAG ATGGTAGCCACTGGGATCTGCCGGACCGATGATCATGTATGGAAAGGATTTTTTCCAAATATAGACTACCCTGTTATTGGGGGCCATGAAGGCGCAGGCATCGTTGAAAGTATTGGGCCAGAAGTCACTTGTGTAAAACCAG GTGACAAAGTCATTCCTCTCTGTGTTCCTCAGTGCGGACAATGCGACTGCTGCTTGAGCCCAAAAGCAAACTGCTGTCTCAAATCCCA CATTTATAAAGCTTTTCAGAGTGTGATGCCAGATGGAACCAGCAGGTTTACCTGCCAGGGTAAACAGATTCATCACTTCCTGTGGATAAGCACTTTCTCCGAGTACACGGTGATGCCTGAAGCATCTATTGTAAGAATTGACGATGATGCACCTCTGGATAAAGTTTGTCTCTTTGGCTGTGGCTTCTCAACTGGATATGGGGCTGCCATCAATTGTGCCAAG GTTGAGCCTGGTTCTTCCTGTGCTGTCTTTGGCTTAGGAGGTGTTGGCTTGTCTGTGATCATAGGTTGtaaagcagctggagcatcccgGATTTTTGGGATTGACATCAACAAGGATAAATTTATGAAGGCCAAAGAATTAGGAGCCACTGAATGCTTCTGTCCCCGAGATTTTGAGAAGCCGATTCACGAGGTGCTTGTGCAGAAGACTGGTCTTGGTGTGGATTATACATTTGAAGTGATTGGACGCACTGACATAGAA GTCAGCGCCCTTGCATCTTCCCACCTGGGCCATGGGATGTGTGTGCTGGTGGGGGCACCTCCTGCAAAATCACAGCTCTCTTTTGACCCTGCTCTCCTGCTCACAGGAAGGAAACTAGTAGGCTGCCTGATTGGAG GttggaaattaaaagatgctctCCCTCAACTTGTTTTGGATTATATGAAACATAAATTTAATACAGATGCATTAATATCTCATGTATTGCCTTTTGAGAAGATCAGTGAAGGATTTGAGCTTTTACTTTCTGGAAAAAG